Proteins encoded by one window of Arachis hypogaea cultivar Tifrunner chromosome 1, arahy.Tifrunner.gnm2.J5K5, whole genome shotgun sequence:
- the LOC112799056 gene encoding uncharacterized acetyltransferase At3g50280, whose protein sequence is MESIRVISTSLVQAPNQSNESTEEKIHLTPWDLIFLPLETIQKGLLFQKPTKTEHHHTPFQINNLKHSFSTTLAFFPPLTGRFVITHHNEDKDATCHILCNNQGALFVHAVAENTTVNDILQAKYVPSIVHSFFQLNGVHNHQGTSQPLFAAQVTELVDGVFIGCTLNHTLGDGRSFWHFVNSWAEISRSGFNNKPSKLPSLERAFLVNDVELPIRFPFIEKDFEIIPNPEPPLPERFFHFTKEKIARLKAKANAEAGTEKIKISSLQSLLTHLWISVYRCKRVDPEDELSYFISLGVRPRLVPQLPESYFGNAAIFDSVRMRARELLEGGIGKCALEMNKMIASYTDEKVRSHFESWLRNPTLFTLERVANSNSLTTSSSPRFDVYGNDFGWGKPVAVRSGVANKRAGKMTVFAGNEEGSIDLEVCLSYDILEALWNDTQFTMDSVSFQGEGSHAELLVENF, encoded by the coding sequence ATGGAATCCATCCGAGTCATCTCCACAAGCTTAGTCCAAGCACCAAACCAAAGCAATGAATCAACTGAAGAGAAGATCCATTTAACCCCTTGGGATCTCATTTTTCTCCCACTTGAAACCATCCAGAAAGGCCTTCTGTTTCAGAAACCCACTAAAACAGAACACCACCATACACCATTCCAAATCAACAACCTCAAACATTCATTCTCCACCACCCTCGCCTTCTTTCCACCCCTCACTGGCCGTTTTGTCATTACACACCACAACGAAGACAAAGATGCCACGTGTCACATCCTCTGCAACAACCAAGGAGCACTCTTCGTCCACGCAGTAGCAGAGAACACAACCGTCAACGACATTCTTCAAGCTAAGTACGTTCCCTCCATTGTTCACTCCTTCTTCCAGCTTAACGGCGTTCACAACCACCAAGGCACGTCCCAGCCACTCTTTGCCGCTCAAGTCACGGAGTTAGTTGACGGAGTCTTCATTGGTTGCACTCTCAATCACACCCTCGGAGACGGCAGGTCGTTTTGGCATTTTGTCAATTCTTGGGCGGAAATCTCGCGCAGCGGCTTCAACAACAAACCATCGAAACTCCCTTCACTCGAACGCGCGTTTCTGGTAAACGACGTTGAGCTTCCAATACGGTTCCCTTTCATAGAAAAAGACTTCGAAATCATACCCAATCCAGAACCGCCGCTACCAGAGAGGTTCTTCCACTTCACAAAGGAGAAAATAGCAAGGCTGAAAGCGAAAGCTAACGCAGAAGCTGGCACAGAGAAAATCAAAATCTCTTCACTGCAATCACTTTTAACACATCTTTGGATCTCTGTTTACCGTTGCAAGCGCGTGGATCCTGAAGATGAACTCTCCTACTTCATTTCACTTGGAGTTAGGCCACGGTTGGTTCCACAGTTGCCGGAGAGTTACTTCGGAAATGCGGCGATTTTCGACAGCGTGAGGATGAGAGCAAGGGAGCTTCTAGAAGGTGGAATTGGAAAGTGTGCTCTTGAGATGAACAAGATGATAGCTTCGTACACTGATGAGAAGGTGAGGAGTCACTTTGAATCTTGGTTGAGAAACCCAACTTTGTTTACTTTGGAGAGAGTGGCTAATAGTAATTCTTTGACGACTAGTAGCTCCCCGCGCTTCGATGTTTATGGTAATGATTTTGGGTGGGGAAAGCCTGTGGCGGTTCGGAGTGGCGTCGCAAACAAGCGTGCCGGAAAGATGACCGTGTTTGCTGGGAATGAAGAAGGTAGTATTGACCTCGAAGTGTGTCTTTCATATGACATCTTGGAGGCTTTGTGGAATGACACTCAGTTCACTATGGATTCCGTTTCATTTCAAGGTGAAGGGTCACATGCAGAGTTATTAGTTGAGAATTTTTAG
- the LOC112697668 gene encoding uncharacterized protein has protein sequence MAEKSRSGFGPGVVGAMDAQQFAAFFSQVAQIQSHLNKTNPNQDLSSPFYILLSENPGIHITNVTLTGSNYSAWSKAMMNALYSKNKFKFVDGTIPKPEKIDPNFMAWHRYYYQGDRFIVAKLTEEIYTLKQGDMSVTAYFAWLKNLWEEVDEFRSVLGCDCVKCECDLGVVRQQREEDRVTKFLRGLGAQYSIVKSQVMLMDELPSFNKILSMITQQERQLFSFDNALNTKILSGHMVDNCYKKHGYPPNFKPRFDKKNLVLNCMTAADAAEDDNDNISIHQLVRSEPTINEFTLEQREALLALLSRQDQSHSHNISQISAKNNLSPHKARMLHIFHFESHVMALNISTQKHKPWVIDTGATDHVSYSLADFQNYFKIDPIIVRLPNGALTTSCIMGTIVFSNDLYLTNVLFIPTFNFKLISVSKLTAL, from the exons ATGGCTGAGAAATCAAGAAGCGGATTTGGACCTGGAGTTGTTGGCGCAATGGATGCTCAGCAGTTTGCGGCATTTTTCAGTCAAGTTGCACAGATCCAGAGTCATCTCAATAAGACAAATCCGAATCAAGATCTTTCAAGTCCTTTCTACATTTTGCTGTCTGAAAATCCAGGTATACATATTACCAATGTCACACTCACTGGTTCAAATTATAGTGCATGGAGCAAAGCTATGATGAATGcactttattcgaagaataaaTTCAAATTTGTTGATGGCACCATTCCTAAGCCTGAGAAAATAGATCCAAATTTTATGGCGTG GCATCGATACTACTACCAAGGAGACAGGTTTATAGTAGCTAAGTTAACTGAAGAGATTTATACGCTCAAACAAGGAGACATGTCTGTTACCGCCTATTTTGCTTGGCTTAAGAACCTTTGGGAAGAGGTTGATGAATTTAGATCGGTTCTTGGATGTGACTGTGTTAAGTGTGAGTGTGATTTAGGCGTAGTAAGGCAGCAAAGGGAAGAAGATAGAGTCACAAAATTTCTTCGAGGTCTTGGAGCACAGTATTCAATCGTTAAGTCTCAAGTGATGCTAATGGATGAATTGCCTAGTTTTAACAAAATTCTGTCCATGATTACTCAGCAGGAGAGGCAACTCTTCAGTtttgataatgcattaaatacaaaaattttg AGTGGACACATGGTGGATAATTGCTACAAGAAGCATGGTTATCCACCAAACTTCAAGCCTCGGTTTGATAAGAAAAATCTTGTTCTTAATTGTATGACAGCAGCTGATGCTGCTGAGGATGATAATGACAATATCAGCATTCATCAACTAGTAAGGAGTGAACCGACCATTAATGAATTTACTCTAGAGCAAAGAGAAGCGCTTCTAGCATTGCTCAGCAGACAAGATCAATCTCATTCTCATAACATTAGCCAGATTTCAGCCAAAAATAATCTTTCACCTCATAAAGCTAGAATGCTgcatatttttcattttgaatctcaTGTCATGGCTCTAAACATTTCAACTCAGAAACACAAGCCTTGGGTTATAGACACTGGTGCTACGGACCATGTGTCATATTCTTTAGcagattttcaaaattatttcaaGATAGATCCTATTATTGTTAGATTACCCAATGGTGCTCTCACAACAAGCTGCATTATGGGAACCATTGTGTTTTCTAATGATCTTTACCTTACAAATGTATTGTTCATCCCTACTTTCAATTTCAAACTCATTTCGGTTTCAAAGCTCACTGCATTGTAA